In the Gossypium arboreum isolate Shixiya-1 chromosome 10, ASM2569848v2, whole genome shotgun sequence genome, one interval contains:
- the LOC108487207 gene encoding berberine bridge enzyme-like 18 has translation MSFFFPEMKASQCFSMSLFLLILLISCPWLISANPHLNNFLGCLDSFYSNDISKVIYTQNNASYSSVLNATIQNLRFSTPATPKPLVIVTPLQTSHIQATIRCSRTNGLNLRIRSGGHDFEGLSYVSQVPFVVLDLTNFRSVKIDVKNKVAWVQSGAILGEFYSEIARRSRTLAFPAGICHTVGVGGYLSGGGYGLLLRKYGLAVDNVIDAVFIDVNGRILKRKSMGEDLFWAIRGGGGGSFGVVLSWKVKLVSVPSTVTVFTIRKTLEENATNLVHQWQSVAHKLPGDIFSAVTMRKVNRSGKPTILVAFSSFFLGDTNALIPLMKARFPELGLKKEHCTEMSWIESILYFGQIQNKSIDVLLDRSYKSPLNAPSFKTKLDYVKNPIPKAGFEKIWSKLYEEDAETAAMAFIAYGGKMAEIPESATPFPHRDGNLYHIAYTVGWDGEENTKSQRYMNWIRKFYSFMTPFVSKSPREAYVSYRDDDIGTNNKKGETSYAKASVWGRKYFKNNFDKLIYIKTKVDPHNFFKHEQSIPVSV, from the coding sequence ATGAGCTTCTTTTTCCCAGAAATGAAGGCTTCTCAGTGCTTTTCAATGTCTCTATTTCTTCTAATTCTTCTTATCTCATGTCCTTGGCTGATTTCAGCAAATCCCCATCTCAATAATTTTCTTGGTTGCCTTGATTCGTTTTATTCCAATGACATCTCTAAGGTAATTTACACCCAAAATAATGCCTCTTATTCATCTGTATTGAACGCTACCATTCAAAATCTCAGATTCTCAACTCCAGCCACACCAAAACCCTTGGTCATCGTAACACCATTGCAAACTTCTCATATTCAAGCAACAATCCGTTGTTCAAGAACAAATGGCCTGAATCTTCGAATTCGGAGTGGTGGTCATGATTTTGAAGGCCTTTCATATGTCTCTCAAGTTCCATTTGTTGTTCTTGATTTGACCAATTTTCGATCAGTTAAGATCGATGTAAAGAACAAAGTAGCATGGGTTCAATCTGGTGCAATTCTTGGTGAGTTTTACTCTGAAATTGCTAGAAGAAGTAGAACCCTTGCTTTCCCTGCTGGTATTTGCCACACTGTGGGCGTTGGTGGGTACTTAAGCGGCGGAGGATATGGTTTATTGTTACGAAAATACGGTCTTGCAGTGGATAACGTAATTGATGCTGTATTTATTGATGTTAATGGAaggattttgaaaagaaaatccATGGGAGAAGATCTATTTTGGGCCATTCGAGGTGGTGGAGGAGGGAGCTTCGGAGTCGTCCTTTCATGGAAAGTAAAGCTGGTTTCTGTTCCATCAACAGTGACGGTTTTCACCATTAGAAAGACCCTAGAAGAAAATGCGACCAATCTGGTTCATCAATGGCAATCAGTAGCCCACAAGCTTCCTGGTGATATATTCTCAGCTGTTACAATGAGAAAGGTGAATCGAAGTGGTAAACCAACGATTCTAGTTGCTTTCAGCTCCTTTTTTCTTGGTGACACTAATGCATTGATTCCATTGATGAAAGCTCGATTCCCAGAACTGGGACTAAAGAAGGAACATTGCACTGAAATGAGTTGGATTGAATCGATTCTTTATTTCGGGCAAATCCAAAACAAATCTATCGATGTTTTACTTGACAGGAGTTACAAATCACCTCTCAATGCTCCATCGTTCAAAACAAAATTAGATTACGTCAAAAACCCAATTCCAAAAGCTGGATTCGAAAAGATTTGGTCTAAGCTTTATGAAGAAGATGCAGAAACAGCAGCCATGGCTTTCATTGCTTATGGAGGAAAAATGGCGGAAATCCCAGAATCTGCAACCCCATTCCCACACAGAGATGGAAACTTATACCATATTGCATACACAGTGGGGTGGGATGGAGAAGAAAACACCAAGTCCCAAAGGTATATGAATTGGATAAGAAAGTTTTACAGCTTTATGACACCTTTTGTTTCGAAATCTCCACGTGAAGCATACGTTAGTTACAGAGACGATGATATTGGAACCAACAACAAGAAGGGTGAAACAAGTTATGCAAAAGCAAGTGTTTGGGGACGAAAATATTTTAAGAATAACTTTGATAAGTTAATTTACATAAAAACAAAGGTTGATCCACATAATTTCTTCAAGCATGAGCAAAGCATTCCGGTGTCAGTCTAA